One Methanoculleus sp. SDB genomic window carries:
- a CDS encoding ArsR family transcriptional regulator, protein MKSEKVLYFTDQEEEFAQLLVDIGLKRNVAKVLVYLANTPEATSRDIERGTDLRQPEVSIAMRSLKENVWIESRESKAESKGRPVKIYCLARSIEEIMDTIEQNKRKEVQSQLDLFQKAKQYISA, encoded by the coding sequence ATGAAATCAGAAAAAGTACTGTATTTTACCGATCAAGAGGAAGAATTTGCACAGCTCCTGGTTGATATCGGACTCAAGCGTAATGTTGCGAAGGTCCTTGTCTACCTGGCGAATACACCTGAGGCAACATCCCGTGATATTGAACGCGGTACCGATCTCCGCCAGCCCGAGGTCAGTATTGCCATGCGGTCACTGAAAGAAAACGTCTGGATTGAAAGCAGGGAAAGCAAGGCGGAAAGCAAAGGAAGGCCGGTGAAGATCTACTGCCTTGCACGTTCAATCGAAGAAATTATGGACACTATCGAGCAAAACAAGCGAAAAGAAGTACAAAGCCAGCTCGATCTGTTCCAGAAGGCGAAGCAGTATATATCAGCCTGA
- a CDS encoding ribose 5-phosphate isomerase, producing the protein MNEEQQAKQHAGYYAADLVEEGMTVGLGTGSTVFFAMERLSERISGGLSIRGIPTSEQASLRARAYGIPLTTLSDTPEIDIAIDGADQVDPALQLIKGRGAAHVRERVVAEAARKLVIVVDGGKLTDVLSAPVPVEVIPFAASIVSARIGDMGGKCVLREGVKKDGPVVTDNGNWILDCSFGAIQKPAALEACINNLAGVLGCGLFSEFQSKTIVVVGEPGGVRLLSG; encoded by the coding sequence ATGAATGAAGAGCAGCAGGCAAAGCAGCATGCCGGCTATTATGCCGCCGATCTGGTGGAGGAAGGGATGACGGTCGGCCTCGGGACCGGATCCACGGTATTTTTTGCAATGGAACGGTTGTCCGAGCGTATTTCAGGGGGGCTGTCCATTCGCGGCATTCCCACCTCGGAACAGGCATCGCTCCGGGCCCGTGCATACGGCATTCCCCTGACGACCCTTTCCGATACGCCTGAAATTGATATTGCCATTGACGGTGCGGATCAGGTTGATCCCGCTCTGCAGCTTATCAAGGGGCGCGGCGCAGCGCACGTGCGGGAGCGTGTGGTGGCGGAAGCCGCCCGGAAACTGGTCATCGTGGTTGACGGCGGTAAGCTGACCGACGTGCTCTCCGCGCCAGTGCCGGTGGAAGTGATCCCGTTCGCCGCTTCGATTGTCAGCGCACGAATCGGGGATATGGGCGGGAAGTGCGTACTTCGCGAGGGTGTGAAAAAGGATGGTCCGGTGGTAACGGATAATGGCAACTGGATCCTCGACTGCTCATTCGGGGCCATTCAAAAACCCGCTGCGCTGGAGGCATGCATCAATAACCTCGCCGGTGTTCTCGGATGCGGACTTTTCTCAGAATTTCAGTCCAAAACAATTGTGGTGGTTGGCGAACCCGGGGGAGTCAGACTCCTCTCAGGCTGA
- a CDS encoding stationary phase survival protein SurE produces MKPKILLTNDDGITSAGLWAAHRALSPIADVTVVAPSSQQSAVGRSISIFEPIRANKVTIEGMEVYSIGGKPTDAVIIGLYGLDLAPDLVVSGINIGENLSYESVMTSGTIGAALEASNQGTPAIAFSLQVEDQGDKFDDPRFFEHSFDEAVTVVRTVTKRLLKRGFPPHTDVINVNVPSRLTGGFEITRLAEKLFHTGVERRLDPRGRTYYWIDGPLYEDAGEGTDVHAIRKGNVSVTPITLDCTAFRGMDSLSDIFRDDHG; encoded by the coding sequence ATGAAGCCAAAGATTCTGCTTACCAATGACGACGGGATAACCTCCGCCGGATTATGGGCTGCCCACCGTGCTCTTTCCCCCATCGCCGATGTGACGGTTGTCGCTCCTTCGTCACAGCAGAGTGCGGTCGGACGCTCCATTTCAATTTTCGAACCGATCCGCGCAAATAAAGTGACCATTGAGGGTATGGAAGTCTACTCGATCGGCGGAAAACCCACCGACGCGGTTATCATCGGCCTCTATGGCCTCGATCTGGCTCCCGATCTCGTCGTCAGCGGGATCAACATCGGAGAGAACCTGAGTTATGAATCGGTCATGACCTCCGGGACGATCGGAGCGGCCCTCGAAGCATCCAACCAGGGAACCCCCGCCATTGCCTTTTCCCTGCAGGTTGAGGACCAGGGTGACAAGTTCGATGATCCCCGCTTTTTCGAACATAGTTTCGACGAGGCGGTGACTGTGGTTCGGACAGTAACGAAACGCCTGCTAAAGCGCGGATTTCCCCCGCATACCGATGTCATTAATGTCAACGTCCCCTCCCGGCTTACCGGCGGATTTGAAATTACCCGCCTTGCCGAAAAATTGTTCCACACGGGTGTTGAACGGCGGCTGGATCCGAGGGGGAGAACGTACTACTGGATCGACGGGCCGCTCTATGAGGATGCCGGGGAGGGCACCGACGTGCATGCGATCAGAAAAGGGAATGTATCCGTCACACCCATCACCCTCGACTGCACGGCATTCCGCGGCATGGATTCGCTCTCGGACATCTTTCGCGACGATCACGGGTGA
- a CDS encoding ATP-utilizing enzyme (ATP-grasp superfamily): MKVLLAEYTVYHDPLLAPEGETMLRVLSGSFERCGYEVVTPEGQDFERELRRLAAICDMGLVIAPDHLLARYTRIVEEGTHNLGCGSMNAALCANKQRTAAVLAAHGIAVPAERTDGMKVIKEIRGCGTQNIRLSDARPGPGEFGQDYVNGEHLSVSLIGSRVVGESCLYFTGKEMLPLALNRQHISIEDGVFHYRGGETPADHPRKDEIIRTAASAATVLGCQGYVGVDVIVGDRVYVVDVNPRITTSIAGIDVVMEEEIADLIVSASRGKGPDSVHLSGHASFDTHGRVVQA, from the coding sequence ATGAAAGTTCTGCTTGCAGAATATACGGTATATCATGATCCCCTTCTCGCCCCCGAGGGAGAGACGATGCTCAGGGTTCTCTCCGGGAGTTTTGAGCGGTGCGGCTACGAAGTCGTCACCCCCGAAGGACAGGACTTCGAAAGGGAGTTACGGCGCCTTGCCGCGATATGCGATATGGGGCTCGTGATCGCACCCGACCACCTCCTTGCCCGCTACACCAGAATCGTTGAGGAAGGGACGCATAACCTCGGGTGCGGCAGTATGAACGCGGCGCTATGCGCCAACAAACAGAGGACTGCCGCTGTACTGGCGGCTCACGGAATCGCCGTTCCCGCAGAGCGGACCGACGGAATGAAGGTCATCAAAGAGATCCGGGGCTGTGGCACGCAGAACATACGCCTCTCCGATGCCCGGCCGGGCCCCGGTGAATTCGGCCAGGATTATGTCAACGGGGAGCATTTGAGCGTAAGCCTCATCGGCAGCCGTGTTGTCGGGGAGAGTTGCCTGTATTTCACCGGAAAAGAGATGCTGCCGCTTGCCCTCAACCGCCAGCACATCAGCATCGAGGACGGCGTGTTTCATTATCGGGGGGGCGAGACCCCGGCAGACCACCCCCGAAAAGACGAAATCATCAGAACTGCCGCGAGCGCGGCAACAGTTCTCGGGTGCCAGGGCTATGTCGGTGTCGATGTCATTGTCGGAGACCGGGTGTACGTCGTCGACGTCAATCCCCGCATCACGACAAGCATTGCCGGCATCGACGTGGTAATGGAAGAGGAGATTGCCGACCTCATCGTCAGCGCATCGCGCGGCAAAGGGCCGGATTCCGTTCATCTGTCGGGACACGCGTCCTTTGACACGCACGGCCGGGTGGTGCAGGCGTGA
- a CDS encoding H4MPT-linked C1 transfer pathway protein, producing the protein MIGIDVGGANLKIVDEDKVRIHYCPLWKDSPLGALLEEYAGKEAAVVMSGELADCFSSRMEGISFIVDAVRKAVPGAVFYGMDGEFHEHAVPELAAANWLASADFLREAHPRAVLVDMGSTTTDIIPLSPFSRLLGLTDLARLQKGYLVYTGLLRTNVAAILQSVTIDGTPTPVASEFFAQSADAHRVLGTISASEYCVPTPDGADTSPEASLRRLARVVCADPEELGEQGAYAIAKQVWEAQRSVLQRRIGAAVHESGADEVLAAGIGSKLLTGLCGVRELPGVIGCASDALPAYAVREVYRRITGR; encoded by the coding sequence GTGATAGGCATCGATGTCGGCGGGGCGAACCTGAAAATCGTAGATGAAGACAAAGTCCGCATCCACTACTGCCCGCTCTGGAAGGATTCCCCGCTCGGAGCTTTACTTGAAGAGTATGCCGGCAAGGAGGCGGCGGTTGTCATGAGCGGTGAGCTGGCGGACTGTTTTTCCTCCCGAATGGAAGGCATCTCCTTCATCGTCGACGCAGTCCGGAAAGCTGTGCCCGGGGCTGTCTTTTACGGAATGGACGGGGAGTTTCACGAACATGCGGTACCGGAACTTGCAGCGGCAAACTGGCTTGCTTCCGCCGATTTTCTCCGTGAGGCTCATCCACGGGCGGTTCTCGTCGACATGGGAAGCACGACGACCGACATCATTCCGCTTTCCCCGTTCTCCCGCCTGCTCGGGCTGACCGACCTCGCGAGGCTGCAGAAGGGATACCTCGTGTACACCGGGCTTCTGAGGACGAATGTTGCGGCAATCCTTCAGAGCGTCACCATCGACGGCACTCCGACTCCGGTGGCCAGCGAATTTTTCGCCCAGAGCGCGGATGCGCACCGTGTACTCGGCACTATTTCCGCTTCGGAGTACTGCGTCCCGACCCCGGACGGCGCAGACACGTCACCGGAAGCATCACTGCGACGCCTCGCACGGGTAGTATGTGCCGATCCCGAAGAACTCGGCGAGCAGGGAGCATATGCGATAGCAAAACAGGTATGGGAGGCGCAGCGCTCCGTTCTCCAGAGACGCATCGGGGCTGCCGTACATGAGTCGGGGGCGGATGAGGTCCTTGCGGCAGGCATCGGATCGAAGCTCCTCACCGGTCTGTGCGGCGTACGCGAATTACCGGGCGTTATCGGATGCGCCTCAGATGCACTGCCCGCTTACGCCGTCCGGGAGGTGTACCGACGAATAACCGGACGCTGA